From the Longimicrobium sp. genome, one window contains:
- a CDS encoding nucleotidyltransferase domain-containing protein, whose protein sequence is MSTRTGASMGKETERAQAFARDLASAYGDALRGVVLYGSAARGEYRDGVSDLNLLVLLADTRAATLRRGTALARAWAAENNPPPLVMSEAEFRDSVDTFPIELSDIRDAHVLLHGADPFAGLQIRPADLRLQLERELKGAQIRLRTHYLTQSGEAARFEPVLLKSLSTFLVMFRTVLRLSGVEVARDPEAAVRATAERVGFDPAPLLEILAARAGRTKLDVRPDSAVVTGYLDAVARVVEFVDRFEARA, encoded by the coding sequence GTGAGCACCCGAACCGGAGCGAGCATGGGGAAGGAAACCGAGCGGGCGCAGGCGTTCGCGCGCGACCTGGCGTCCGCGTACGGTGACGCGCTGCGCGGGGTGGTGCTGTACGGATCGGCCGCGCGCGGCGAGTACCGCGACGGGGTGAGCGACCTGAACCTGCTGGTGCTGCTGGCCGACACGCGCGCCGCCACGCTGCGCCGCGGCACGGCGCTGGCGCGCGCCTGGGCGGCGGAGAACAATCCGCCGCCGCTGGTGATGAGCGAGGCGGAGTTCCGCGACAGCGTGGACACCTTTCCCATCGAGCTCTCCGACATCCGCGACGCGCACGTGCTGCTGCACGGCGCCGACCCGTTCGCGGGGCTGCAGATCCGCCCGGCGGACCTGCGGCTGCAATTGGAGCGCGAGCTGAAGGGGGCGCAGATCCGGCTGCGCACGCACTACCTCACCCAGTCGGGCGAGGCGGCGAGGTTCGAGCCGGTGCTGCTGAAGTCGCTTTCCACCTTCCTGGTGATGTTCCGCACCGTCCTGCGCCTTTCCGGCGTGGAGGTTGCGCGGGACCCCGAGGCGGCCGTGCGCGCCACGGCCGAGCGGGTGGGGTTCGACCCGGCGCCGCTGCTGGAGATCCTGGCGGCGCGCGCGGGGCGGACGAAGCTGGACGTGCGGCCGGACTCGGCCGTGGTCACGGGGTACCTGGACGCGGTGGCGCGGGTGGTGGAGTTCGTGGACCGGTTCGAGGCGCGGGCCTGA
- a CDS encoding LemA family protein produces the protein MRQKRMAVAAAALSLALGGCGYNQIQQLDETAEQAKSNIGVELTARNQLIPNLVATVKGAAGFERGTYTDVARARAGQLANAEAGLNQARAQTQTAVESKDVNQLQQAEQAQTRAIGTYLNIAVEAYPNLRATQNFTALQDQLAESENRIAVARRDYNEAVRNYNTYIRQFPQAITAKVTGAQRKVPYQAPAGSEQAPTVNFGDSAK, from the coding sequence ATGCGGCAGAAGCGGATGGCGGTTGCGGCGGCGGCCCTGTCGCTGGCCCTGGGCGGGTGCGGCTACAACCAGATCCAGCAGCTGGACGAGACGGCCGAGCAGGCCAAGTCCAACATCGGCGTGGAATTGACCGCGCGGAACCAGCTGATCCCCAACCTGGTGGCCACGGTGAAGGGCGCGGCGGGCTTCGAGCGCGGCACCTACACCGACGTGGCGCGCGCGCGGGCCGGGCAGCTGGCCAACGCCGAGGCGGGGCTGAACCAGGCCCGGGCGCAGACCCAGACCGCCGTGGAGAGCAAGGACGTGAACCAGCTGCAGCAGGCCGAGCAGGCGCAGACGCGGGCGATCGGCACCTACCTGAACATCGCGGTGGAGGCGTACCCCAACCTGCGGGCCACGCAGAACTTCACCGCGCTGCAGGACCAGCTGGCCGAGAGCGAGAACCGCATCGCCGTGGCCCGGCGCGACTACAACGAGGCGGTGCGCAACTACAACACGTACATCCGCCAGTTCCCGCAGGCCATCACGGCCAAGGTCACCGGCGCGCAGCGCAAGGTGCCGTACCAGGCTCCGGCAGGCAGCGAGCAGGCGCCCACCGTTAACTTCGGCGACAGCGCGAAGTAG
- a CDS encoding TPM domain-containing protein, with the protein MRIARRRGRTALAAAIAIAGVGLRAPAAAQGLQLPQPVGYVNDFANIITPAYRDSIDAVVQDVVQKSGGEIVVVTLPSLQGRSRDEVALQIGREWKIGQKGGPTDRNRNTGTVVLVSTQDREWKVETGTNTMTFIPAAEATRLGRELMVPELRAGNAGRGIYLLVSALAQAYAEHFGFQLSPVVATPAPQAERDPYAGQPSGESGATFWFTIALIVVFFVLSGMGGRRRGCGGGGCIPIFLPFPMGGGGRRGGGWGGGGWGGGGGFGGGGGGGFGGFGGGGGFSGGGGGGSW; encoded by the coding sequence ATGCGAATCGCGCGCCGCCGGGGCCGGACCGCGCTCGCCGCGGCCATCGCCATCGCGGGCGTCGGCCTGCGCGCGCCTGCGGCCGCGCAGGGGCTGCAGCTGCCGCAGCCGGTGGGGTACGTGAACGACTTCGCCAACATCATCACCCCCGCCTACCGCGACAGCATCGACGCGGTGGTGCAGGACGTGGTGCAGAAGAGCGGCGGCGAGATCGTGGTGGTCACCCTTCCCTCGCTGCAGGGGCGCAGCCGCGACGAGGTGGCGCTGCAGATCGGGCGCGAGTGGAAGATCGGGCAGAAGGGCGGCCCCACCGACCGCAACCGCAACACGGGCACGGTGGTGCTGGTTTCCACGCAGGACCGCGAGTGGAAGGTGGAGACCGGCACCAACACCATGACCTTCATCCCCGCGGCCGAGGCCACCCGCCTGGGCCGCGAGCTGATGGTCCCCGAGCTCCGGGCCGGGAACGCGGGGCGCGGCATCTACCTGCTTGTCTCCGCGCTGGCGCAGGCGTACGCCGAGCACTTCGGCTTCCAGCTCTCGCCGGTGGTGGCCACGCCGGCGCCGCAGGCGGAGCGAGATCCGTACGCGGGCCAGCCGAGCGGCGAGTCGGGTGCCACCTTCTGGTTCACCATCGCCCTGATCGTCGTCTTCTTCGTCCTGTCGGGGATGGGCGGGCGGCGGCGCGGGTGCGGCGGCGGCGGGTGCATCCCCATCTTCCTCCCGTTCCCCATGGGCGGCGGCGGACGGCGCGGCGGCGGCTGGGGCGGCGGGGGATGGGGAGGCGGCGGCGGATTCGGGGGCGGCGGCGGGGGCGGGTTCGGGGGATTCGGGGGCGGCGGCGGGTTCAGCGGGGGCGGAGGAGGAGGCAGCTGGTGA